In Arcobacter sp. LA11, the sequence GCCATTTTTTCAACCTATTCAAGATAATAAAACATCAGAAATAATCAAATATGAAGCTCTGATGAGAATCTTTGACAAAGATGGCCAAATTATCATGCCTCAAGTGTTTTTAGGTAAAGCTAGAAAATATAGATTATTTAACAAATTAATGGAAATACTTATTTTAAAAGTAATAGATTATATTGAAAAATATAAAATTCATGTAAATATAAATCTTGACTACAATGATATTTTAAATCCTTCAATGAAAGATTTAATTATTAACAATATTAAAAACTCAGATGTTGGTAAATATTTAACTGTAGAAATTCTAGAGAGTAAAAAGATTAATAATTTTTATTTAGTAAATGATTTTATTAATGATTTAAAAACATATGATGTACAAATTGCTATTGATGATTTTGGTAGCGGTTTTTCAAATTATGAGCATATTTTAAATATAAATACAGACTATATAAAACTTGACGGAAGTCTAATAAAAAAGATTGACGAAGATGTATACTATAACCTAGTAAAAAGTATAGTTCAATTTTGTAAAGAACAAAATATAAAAGTTGTCGCAGAATTTGTAAGTGATTTAAGAATTCTAAGATATGTAAAATCCCTTGATATTGACTATTCACAAGGCTATTACATTGGAAAGCCTGAAAGAATAGAAAAAATAATTGGAGGTAATGATGAAAACTAAATTAAAAGAAATTACTGATTCAACAGTTACAGAACTACTTGCAAATGAGATTATACTAC encodes:
- a CDS encoding EAL domain-containing protein produces the protein MKDINAVYGFENGNFILSQLFKLLKKDIKEQILFNLERRVCIEVKNTHVDVFTITIYEELNEMEIMEVKNIIFNNIVTNQFGLLHNEIMIDIDVTIGCSKGQEKDLQVYAEKALHNAKLNYIHFMYYDSKLYKNHFLNEELLDALHRNIKEKTVEPFFQPIQDNKTSEIIKYEALMRIFDKDGQIIMPQVFLGKARKYRLFNKLMEILILKVIDYIEKYKIHVNINLDYNDILNPSMKDLIINNIKNSDVGKYLTVEILESKKINNFYLVNDFINDLKTYDVQIAIDDFGSGFSNYEHILNINTDYIKLDGSLIKKIDEDVYYNLVKSIVQFCKEQNIKVVAEFVSDLRILRYVKSLDIDYSQGYYIGKPERIEKIIGGNDEN